CCAATAAGAAAATAGAATAGTCCTTCTGTTCTTAAATAAGTAATCCCAATACTTATGACTTCATTGTCGTTTGTAAAAATATGGATTAAGTCCTTTGAGAATATAAAGACTAACCCAGTAATGAGACTTGAGAATACACTTGAGATCAAAAGTGCACTTTTAAACCCTTGATGGATTCTTTTATATTGCTTAACCCCTTTATTTTGAGAAACATAAATCGAAAATGCATTCCCAAAATCTTGTAAAGGCATATAAGCAAACTGATCAATCTTAACCCCTATCGCAAACGCAGCCATTACTAACACTCCAAAGGAATTGACTAACCCTTGAACCATTAAAATCCCGAAGTTCATGAT
This sequence is a window from Paracholeplasma morum. Protein-coding genes within it:
- a CDS encoding MATE family efflux transporter, which produces MNFGILMVQGLVNSFGVLVMAAFAIGVKIDQFAYMPLQDFGNAFSIYVSQNKGVKQYKRIHQGFKSALLISSVFSSLITGLVFIFSKDLIHIFTNDNEVISIGITYLRTEGLFYFLIGYLFIFYGLYRGLGKLSTSIVLTVTSLGLRVLIAYLLVFILKDYKAIWFSIPIGWFLADLLGFVIYEKNKLSLQNELNEGLAY